The following proteins are co-located in the Microbacterium immunditiarum genome:
- the lpdA gene encoding dihydrolipoyl dehydrogenase, protein MPHYDLAILGAGPGGYVAAVRAAQLGLSVAIIEEKYWGGVCLNVGCIPSKALLKNADLAHQVLHKADLFGISGDVHFDFGVAWDRSRKVAETHVKGIHFLMKKNKVTEYDGRGSFTDANTIVVTKSDGSTETVTFDNAIIATGSRVRLLPGVQLGGNIVTYEEQILARELPESIVIVGAGPIGMEFGFVMHNYGVKVTIVEFLDRLLPLEDEEVSKEIQRQYKKYGIDFLTSTKVETVADNGDKVTVTYTAQDGTSGSLDADKVMMSIGFVPNVEGFGLETTGVKLTERGAIDIDDHMRTNVPHIYAIGDVTAKLQLAHVAEAQGVVAAETIGKAETMPLGDYRMMPRATFCSPQVASFGLTEQQARDAGYDVKIAKFPFSANGKANGLGEPIGFVKLVADGEHLELLGGHLIGPDVSELLPELTLAQKWDLTALEAARNVHTHPTLSEALQEGFHGLVGHMINL, encoded by the coding sequence ATGCCTCACTACGATCTCGCCATCCTCGGCGCGGGGCCCGGCGGGTATGTGGCCGCCGTCCGCGCTGCTCAGCTCGGCCTCTCGGTCGCGATCATCGAAGAGAAGTACTGGGGCGGCGTCTGCCTCAACGTCGGGTGCATCCCCTCGAAGGCGCTCCTGAAGAACGCGGATCTCGCGCACCAGGTGCTGCACAAGGCCGATCTCTTCGGCATCTCGGGCGACGTGCACTTCGACTTCGGCGTCGCGTGGGACCGCAGCCGCAAGGTCGCCGAGACCCACGTCAAGGGCATCCACTTCCTCATGAAGAAGAACAAGGTCACCGAGTACGACGGTCGCGGGTCGTTCACCGACGCCAACACCATCGTGGTGACCAAGTCCGACGGCTCGACCGAGACCGTCACCTTCGACAACGCGATCATCGCCACCGGCTCGCGTGTGCGCCTGCTTCCCGGCGTGCAGCTGGGCGGCAACATCGTCACGTACGAGGAGCAGATCCTCGCGCGCGAACTGCCCGAGTCCATCGTCATCGTCGGCGCCGGACCGATCGGCATGGAGTTCGGCTTCGTCATGCACAACTACGGCGTGAAGGTGACGATCGTCGAGTTCCTCGACCGTCTCCTGCCGCTCGAAGACGAAGAGGTCTCGAAGGAGATCCAGCGTCAGTACAAGAAGTACGGAATCGACTTCCTCACCTCGACCAAGGTCGAGACGGTTGCCGACAACGGCGACAAGGTCACCGTCACCTACACCGCGCAGGACGGCACCAGCGGCTCGCTCGACGCCGACAAGGTCATGATGTCGATCGGCTTCGTGCCGAACGTCGAGGGCTTCGGCCTCGAGACCACGGGTGTCAAGCTCACCGAGCGCGGCGCGATCGACATCGACGACCACATGCGCACGAACGTGCCGCACATCTACGCGATCGGCGATGTGACCGCCAAGCTGCAGCTCGCGCACGTGGCTGAGGCGCAGGGCGTCGTCGCCGCCGAGACGATCGGCAAGGCCGAGACGATGCCGCTGGGCGACTACCGCATGATGCCGCGCGCGACCTTCTGCTCGCCGCAGGTCGCGTCCTTCGGACTCACCGAGCAGCAGGCCCGCGACGCGGGCTACGACGTCAAGATCGCGAAGTTCCCCTTCTCGGCGAACGGCAAGGCGAACGGCCTCGGCGAGCCCATCGGCTTCGTCAAGCTCGTCGCCGACGGCGAGCACCTCGAGCTCCTCGGCGGCCACCTCATCGGCCCCGATGTGTCGGAGCTGCTCCCCGAGCTCACGCTCGCACAGAAGTGGGACCTCACGGCTCTCGAGGCGGCGCGCAACGTGCACACGCACCCGACGCTGTCGGAGGCGCTGCAGGAGGGGTTCCACGGGCTCGTGGGTCACATGATCAACCTCTGA
- a CDS encoding CYTH domain-containing protein — MKFDVADDTPLPDLSSLPGAAAVSAPEPRELDSRYFDSDEYALGRAGYAVRRRTGGPDEGWHVKGPRDAEGARVELHWPLGAEGEIPDAVTAAVAHVSVSRLTFIARILNNRTASYLLDDAGGVVAEFVDDRVTATDVRRGTSASWREWEFELGPAAPTDATGRSRLLSAATEAVAAVGGRIAASDSKLGRTLGL, encoded by the coding sequence CTGAAGTTCGACGTCGCCGACGACACCCCGCTGCCCGACCTCTCGTCGCTGCCGGGAGCCGCAGCCGTGTCGGCGCCCGAGCCGCGCGAGCTCGATTCCCGCTACTTCGACTCCGACGAGTACGCGCTCGGCCGCGCCGGCTACGCGGTGCGCCGCCGCACGGGCGGGCCTGACGAGGGCTGGCACGTCAAGGGACCACGAGACGCCGAGGGTGCGCGCGTCGAGCTGCACTGGCCACTGGGCGCGGAAGGTGAGATCCCGGATGCCGTGACCGCCGCCGTCGCGCACGTGTCGGTCTCGCGGCTCACGTTCATCGCGCGCATCCTCAACAACCGCACGGCCTCCTACCTCCTCGACGACGCAGGGGGAGTCGTGGCCGAGTTCGTCGACGACCGCGTCACCGCGACCGACGTCCGCCGCGGCACGAGTGCGTCGTGGCGGGAGTGGGAGTTCGAGCTCGGACCGGCCGCGCCGACCGATGCGACCGGGCGAAGCCGGCTTCTGAGCGCCGCGACCGAGGCCGTGGCGGCCGTGGGAGGAAGGATCGCGGCATCCGATTCGAAGCTCGGGCGAACCCTCGGGCTCTGA
- a CDS encoding response regulator: protein MAIARLHGGPLDGQLLPLERPDLDSLIVPYGEGQIVYRRQGDLARTGTSDGPTEAEFWFIEATDEIGPSNDD, encoded by the coding sequence ATGGCCATCGCACGACTCCACGGGGGCCCGCTCGACGGGCAGCTGCTTCCGCTCGAACGCCCCGACCTCGACTCGCTCATCGTCCCTTATGGCGAGGGCCAGATCGTCTATCGGCGACAGGGCGACCTCGCGAGGACGGGTACGTCCGACGGGCCCACCGAAGCCGAGTTCTGGTTCATCGAGGCCACCGACGAGATCGGCCCCTCCAACGACGACTGA
- the glgP gene encoding alpha-glucan family phosphorylase, with protein sequence MKAIRTFTVRPVLADALAPLDRLASNWRWSWSRATHALFASMDPDLWREIGENPARMLGALGQRRLDELSHDEDFLARLRAEDARLTAYLEGDRWYQSLEGQKPQRIAYFSPEFGVDGSLPQYSGGLGILAGDHLKSASDLGVPLTGVGLFYHAGYFRQSIGDDGWQRESYPLLDPYGLGLTLLRDEADAPVEIVLDLPGDRRLAARVWIADIGRVPLLLLDSETPSNTEDMRRVTDRLYGGGGEHRLLQELLLGVGGVRALRAWCRLTRHPTPDVYHTNEGHAGFQGLERMSELITHDGLSFDEALAQVRASTVFTTHTPVPAGIDRFPRDLIEAYLRSRLFEGLDTARALALGLEEYPGGDPGVFNMAVLGLHLGQHANGVSVLHGQVSRRMFGALWPGVDENEVPITSITNGVHAPTWVHPALKALSERVFGDAHVPTHDWRDAEAVSDEELWGIRREMKTELVGEARRRLVAAVEGNGNVVPAWIEDALDPEVLTIGFARRVPTYKRLTLMLRDPERLTRILTDPERPVQIVIGGKSHPADDSGKILIQQLVRFSRDPKVRGRIVFLPDYDITLAKTLYPGCDVWLNNPLRPLEACGTSGMKAALNGALNLSIRDGWWDEWFDGENGWAIPTADTASSDEERDDAEASALYDLIEHQLVPKFYEREGGVPREWLRMVRHTMTDLGKKATSDRMVREYVERLYVPAAEHDAALRGDAYAGARELAAYVGRVRGAWSEVRVDSVDGSGIPQQAQAGDTFEVRAGVRLGRLTADDVEVELAYGRTDEDDDIADDHSLHPLSPTGETTDGVTTFGCTLPLDVTGTFGYTVRVVPRHPQLVSPVELGLVTYAS encoded by the coding sequence GTGAAGGCAATCCGCACGTTCACCGTCCGTCCCGTCCTCGCCGACGCGCTGGCGCCGCTGGACCGGCTCGCCTCGAACTGGCGGTGGTCGTGGAGTCGCGCGACGCACGCCCTCTTCGCGTCGATGGATCCCGACCTGTGGCGCGAGATCGGCGAGAACCCCGCCCGCATGCTCGGCGCCCTCGGCCAGCGTCGGCTCGACGAGCTCTCGCACGACGAGGACTTCCTCGCTCGGCTGCGCGCGGAGGACGCGCGCCTCACGGCGTACCTCGAGGGCGACCGCTGGTACCAGAGCCTGGAGGGTCAGAAGCCGCAGCGCATCGCCTACTTCTCACCCGAGTTCGGCGTCGACGGCTCGCTGCCGCAGTACTCGGGCGGCCTCGGCATCCTCGCGGGCGACCACCTGAAGAGCGCGTCCGACCTCGGCGTCCCGCTCACGGGCGTCGGCCTCTTCTATCACGCGGGCTACTTCCGCCAGTCGATCGGCGACGACGGATGGCAGCGCGAGAGCTACCCGCTCCTCGACCCCTACGGCCTCGGGCTCACGCTGCTGCGCGACGAGGCTGACGCGCCGGTCGAGATCGTGCTCGACCTCCCCGGCGACCGCCGCCTCGCGGCGCGCGTGTGGATCGCCGACATCGGTCGCGTCCCGCTCCTCCTGCTCGACTCCGAGACGCCCTCCAACACCGAGGACATGCGCCGGGTCACCGACCGTCTGTACGGAGGCGGCGGCGAGCACCGGCTGCTGCAGGAGCTGCTGCTCGGCGTCGGCGGCGTGCGAGCGCTCCGGGCGTGGTGCCGTCTGACCCGGCATCCGACGCCCGACGTGTACCACACGAACGAGGGACACGCGGGATTCCAGGGGCTCGAGCGGATGTCCGAGCTCATCACCCACGACGGGCTGAGCTTCGACGAGGCGCTCGCTCAGGTCCGCGCCTCCACGGTCTTCACGACCCACACGCCGGTTCCCGCAGGCATCGACCGGTTCCCGCGCGACCTCATCGAGGCGTACCTGCGCAGCCGACTGTTCGAGGGGCTCGACACCGCGCGCGCCCTGGCGCTCGGCCTCGAGGAGTACCCGGGCGGCGACCCGGGCGTGTTCAACATGGCGGTGCTCGGGCTCCACCTCGGCCAGCACGCCAACGGCGTGTCGGTCCTGCATGGGCAGGTGAGCCGCCGCATGTTCGGAGCGCTGTGGCCCGGTGTGGACGAGAACGAGGTGCCGATCACGTCCATCACGAACGGCGTGCACGCTCCGACGTGGGTGCACCCGGCGCTCAAGGCGCTCAGCGAGCGCGTGTTCGGCGACGCCCACGTGCCCACCCACGACTGGCGCGACGCCGAGGCGGTGTCGGACGAGGAGCTGTGGGGCATCCGCCGTGAGATGAAGACCGAGCTCGTCGGCGAGGCGAGACGCCGGCTCGTCGCGGCCGTCGAGGGCAACGGCAACGTCGTGCCTGCGTGGATCGAGGACGCCCTCGACCCCGAAGTGCTCACGATCGGTTTCGCCCGGCGCGTGCCGACGTACAAGCGACTCACGCTCATGCTGCGCGACCCCGAGCGGCTCACGCGCATCCTGACCGACCCCGAGCGCCCGGTGCAGATCGTCATCGGCGGCAAGTCGCACCCCGCCGACGACTCGGGCAAGATCCTCATCCAGCAGCTCGTGCGATTCAGCCGCGACCCCAAAGTGCGCGGCCGGATCGTGTTCCTCCCGGACTACGACATCACGCTCGCGAAGACCCTCTACCCCGGCTGCGACGTGTGGCTGAACAACCCCCTCCGCCCGCTCGAGGCTTGCGGGACCAGCGGCATGAAGGCGGCGCTCAACGGAGCACTCAACCTCTCGATCCGCGACGGCTGGTGGGACGAGTGGTTCGACGGCGAGAACGGCTGGGCGATCCCGACCGCCGACACGGCGTCGAGCGACGAAGAGCGCGACGACGCCGAGGCATCCGCCCTCTACGACCTCATCGAGCACCAGCTCGTGCCGAAGTTCTACGAGCGCGAGGGCGGCGTGCCGCGCGAGTGGCTCCGCATGGTGCGCCACACGATGACCGACCTCGGCAAGAAGGCGACCAGCGACCGCATGGTGCGCGAGTACGTCGAGCGCCTGTACGTGCCCGCCGCCGAGCACGACGCGGCGCTGCGCGGCGACGCGTACGCAGGTGCCCGTGAGCTCGCGGCGTACGTCGGCCGCGTGCGCGGCGCGTGGTCCGAGGTCAGGGTCGACAGCGTCGACGGCTCCGGCATCCCGCAGCAGGCGCAGGCGGGCGACACCTTCGAAGTGCGCGCCGGCGTGCGGCTCGGGCGCCTGACGGCCGACGACGTCGAGGTCGAGCTCGCGTACGGCCGCACGGACGAGGACGACGACATCGCCGACGACCACTCGCTGCATCCGCTCTCCCCCACGGGCGAGACGACCGACGGCGTGACGACGTTCGGGTGCACCCTGCCGCTCGACGTCACAGGCACGTTCGGCTACACCGTGCGGGTGGTGCCGAGGCATCCGCAGCTCGTGTCGCCCGTGGAGCTGGGGCTTGTGACGTACGCGTCGTGA
- a CDS encoding glutamine amidotransferase, whose amino-acid sequence MKPFVLLATRAEDVPADEEYALFLRGTGLDERDLVRVRLEADPMPEFDLDGLSGIFVGGGPFNASDPPERKSVVQRRVEAEFGRLLDEVVARDFPFLGACYGVGTLGAHQGATIDRIYSEPISVVTVEMTSAGATDPLLAGVPERFDAFVGHKEAISSLPPHATLLARSEGAPVQIFRVGGNVYATQFHPELDLPGIETRIRAYADHGYFAPHELDLTLAAVRRVPVMHPGRMLGNFVELYAR is encoded by the coding sequence GTGAAGCCGTTCGTGCTGCTGGCGACGCGCGCCGAGGATGTGCCCGCCGACGAGGAGTACGCGCTGTTCCTGCGCGGCACCGGCCTCGACGAGCGCGATCTGGTGCGCGTGAGGCTCGAGGCCGACCCGATGCCGGAGTTCGACCTCGACGGGCTGTCGGGCATCTTCGTCGGGGGCGGCCCGTTCAACGCGTCCGACCCGCCCGAGCGCAAGTCGGTCGTGCAGCGCCGCGTCGAGGCCGAGTTCGGTCGGCTGCTCGACGAGGTGGTCGCACGCGACTTCCCGTTCCTCGGCGCGTGCTACGGCGTCGGAACGCTCGGCGCGCATCAGGGTGCGACGATCGACCGCATCTACTCCGAGCCGATCAGCGTCGTCACGGTCGAGATGACCTCCGCTGGGGCGACCGATCCCCTGCTCGCGGGGGTGCCGGAGCGGTTCGATGCCTTCGTGGGCCACAAGGAGGCGATCAGCTCGCTGCCGCCGCACGCGACGCTGCTGGCCCGGTCGGAGGGGGCGCCGGTGCAGATCTTCCGCGTCGGCGGCAACGTCTACGCCACGCAGTTCCACCCCGAGCTCGACCTGCCCGGCATCGAGACGCGCATCCGCGCGTACGCCGACCACGGGTACTTCGCGCCGCACGAGCTCGACCTCACGCTCGCGGCGGTGCGCCGTGTGCCCGTCATGCACCCGGGACGGATGCTCGGGAACTTCGTGGAGCTCTACGCCCGGTGA
- a CDS encoding NAD(P)H-hydrate epimerase, which yields MTEWVPVFSAAQVRAAEEPELERGVPLMLWAARAVAQVVADELVDPGVTARTGGRDLPGEAGAPIQGRLLVLAGKGNNGGDALFAAAALLQWLPQRAAAETPPADDLAIDVICTSDSAHEQGLETALAAGARLVDLDQVKADAAAYDFVIDGILGIGTTGDPALRGAAREVVAALLPAVAAGHPRVIAVDLPSGLHPDEGTTSDDVVLSASVTVTFGAVKPGLITARGPELSGAIVFVDFDLPFAEAPLTSGPVAYAVAGRPREAGA from the coding sequence ATGACCGAGTGGGTGCCGGTGTTCAGCGCGGCGCAGGTGCGCGCCGCCGAGGAGCCAGAGCTCGAAAGAGGCGTGCCGCTCATGCTGTGGGCCGCGCGCGCCGTCGCGCAGGTCGTCGCCGACGAGCTCGTCGACCCCGGCGTCACGGCGCGCACGGGCGGCCGTGACCTCCCTGGCGAGGCGGGCGCACCGATCCAGGGGCGCCTGCTCGTCCTCGCGGGAAAGGGCAACAACGGAGGAGACGCGCTCTTCGCCGCGGCAGCGCTGCTTCAGTGGCTGCCGCAACGCGCGGCAGCCGAGACGCCGCCGGCCGATGACCTCGCGATCGACGTGATCTGCACGTCCGACTCCGCGCACGAGCAGGGTCTCGAGACGGCGCTCGCCGCGGGGGCGCGGCTGGTCGACCTGGATCAGGTGAAGGCGGATGCCGCGGCCTACGACTTCGTCATCGACGGCATCCTCGGCATCGGCACGACCGGGGATCCCGCGCTGCGCGGCGCCGCGCGCGAGGTCGTCGCGGCGCTGCTGCCCGCAGTGGCAGCCGGGCACCCGCGCGTCATCGCGGTGGACCTCCCGAGCGGCCTGCACCCGGACGAGGGGACGACCTCGGACGACGTCGTGCTCTCGGCATCCGTCACGGTCACCTTCGGCGCGGTCAAGCCTGGCCTCATCACCGCCCGAGGACCGGAGCTGAGCGGAGCCATCGTGTTCGTCGACTTCGACCTGCCGTTCGCGGAGGCTCCGCTCACGAGCGGCCCCGTCGCGTATGCCGTCGCGGGACGGCCCCGTGAGGCGGGTGCGTGA
- a CDS encoding YihY/virulence factor BrkB family protein produces MAEAETIRSRTVLQRVIAWALSLKIVRAVLHYVEHRGPAWADSITYRTLFSVFAGVLLGFSIAGLWLAGNPAAWQALIDGVDAAVPGLVGEGGLVDPDDIQVPTGLTVAGVISLVALVGAAIGAIGSLRAALLVLSDKVVDDLAWYWVILRNLAVAIGFGAALGVSAAITFFGTAGIEIVAGWLGLPPGHPVVDLAGRGVAVVVVFALDAVVIAVLFRVLTGERVPARALWSGALLGALGLTVLQLLSGLFLSGAGANPLLASFASLIALLLWFNLSAQVILIASAYIIVGAAERTDRVRVKYGAETFAQRRLRRAEDAVTVATEELRLARAMEEKERRGR; encoded by the coding sequence ACTACGTGGAGCACCGCGGACCGGCGTGGGCCGACTCCATCACGTATCGGACGCTCTTCAGCGTGTTCGCCGGCGTGCTGCTGGGCTTCTCGATCGCGGGCCTGTGGCTCGCGGGCAACCCCGCCGCGTGGCAGGCGCTCATCGACGGGGTGGACGCCGCCGTGCCGGGTCTCGTCGGCGAGGGCGGCCTCGTCGACCCCGACGACATCCAGGTGCCGACCGGTCTCACGGTCGCGGGAGTCATCTCGCTCGTCGCTCTCGTCGGCGCGGCGATCGGGGCGATCGGGTCGCTGCGAGCCGCGTTGCTCGTGCTGTCGGACAAGGTCGTGGACGACCTCGCGTGGTACTGGGTGATTCTGCGCAACCTCGCCGTCGCGATCGGATTCGGCGCTGCGCTGGGCGTGTCGGCCGCGATCACGTTCTTCGGCACGGCCGGAATCGAGATCGTCGCGGGCTGGCTGGGGCTGCCGCCGGGGCATCCGGTCGTCGATCTGGCCGGACGCGGCGTCGCCGTCGTCGTCGTGTTCGCCCTCGACGCCGTCGTGATCGCGGTGCTGTTCCGCGTGCTGACGGGGGAGCGCGTGCCCGCCCGCGCGCTGTGGAGCGGCGCGCTCCTGGGTGCTCTCGGACTCACGGTGCTGCAGCTGCTGTCGGGGCTGTTCCTCAGCGGCGCGGGCGCGAACCCGCTGCTGGCGTCGTTCGCGTCGCTCATCGCGCTGCTGCTGTGGTTCAACCTGTCGGCGCAGGTGATCCTCATCGCGAGCGCGTACATCATCGTGGGTGCCGCCGAGCGAACGGATCGCGTACGCGTCAAGTACGGCGCCGAGACGTTCGCGCAGCGACGCCTGCGGCGCGCGGAGGACGCCGTCACCGTCGCCACCGAGGAGCTGCGGCTCGCACGCGCGATGGAGGAGAAGGAGCGGAGGGGACGATGA